Part of the Xenopus tropicalis strain Nigerian chromosome 3, UCB_Xtro_10.0, whole genome shotgun sequence genome, CACAGAAGTTGgtagtaagtaataaaaaatgacaataacaatgaaattgtagcctcaaagagcgaTAGTCTAtggcctgctggggtcagtgacccccatttggaagctggaaaggcaaataaataaaacaaattgggGGCACAGCATAGTATAGATGATTGCAAATAGGCACATTTTTATTCTGCCTCTTACCCCTCAGCCCCAAGGATCCCTCCGGATAAACGGATCTTCACTACCAGGCATACCCCGAGCTGTGTGTTCCAGGAGGTGGACGAGAGGTGAGACGTTGGTTCTGTTCCGTTGGGCAGGTTGCTCCCTGTTTGCTTGCTGCTCCCTAACCCCATGTTGTTGTTATTGCAGAGCCGTTCCCCTCCTCGGGTACCTGCCCCAGGATCTCATCGGAATGCCGGTTCTGTTATTTATTCATCCAGAGGATCGACCTCTCATGCTGGCAATTCACAAGAAAGGTAGGTTTCTGGGTTACAGCGCTGACCCAACAGAACTGAACCTCAGAGATATATCTGTGTTAATATTCTTCTTCTCTCCCTCCTCTTCCTTACTCAGTTCTTCAGCAGGCAGGGCAGCCATTCGACCACTCTCCCATACGTCTGTGTGCCCGGTCTGGCGAATACGTGACCATCGATACCAGCTGGAGCAGCTTTGTAAATCCCTGGAGCAGGAAGGTGTCGTTTATACTGGGGAGGCACAAAGTCCGCACGTGAGTGTCTCTGGTGGCAGGGTAGTGTCTCTGGGGGCAGGGTAGTGTCTCTGGGGGCAGGGTAGTGTCTCTGGGGGCAGGGTAGTGTCTCTGGGGGGAGAGTAGTGTCTCTGGGGGCAGGGTAGTGTCTCTGGGGGCAGAGTAGTGTCCTCTGGGGGCAGGGTAGTGTCTCTGGGAGCAGGGTAGTGTCTCTGGGGGCAGGGTAGTGTCTCTGGGGGCAGAGTAGTGTCTCTGGGGGCAGGGTAGTGTCTCTGGGGGCAGGGTAGTGTCTCTGGGGGCAGGGTAGTGTCTCTGGGGGCAGAGTAGTGTCTCTGGGGGCAGGGTAGTGTCTCTGGGGGGAGAGTAGTGTCTCTGGGGGCAGGGTAGTGTCTCTGGGGGCAGGGTAGTGTCTCTGGGGGCAGAGTAGTGTCTCTGGGGGCAGGGTAGTGTCTCTGGGAGCAGGGTAGTGTCTCTGGGGGCAGGGTAGTGTCTCTGGGGGCAGAGTAGTGTCTCTGGGGGCAGGGTAGTGTCTCTGGGAGCAGGGTAGTGTCTCTGGGGGCAGGGTAGTGTCTCTGGGGGCAGAGTAGTGTCTCTGGGGCAGGGTAGTGTCTCTGGGGGCAGGGTAGTGTCTCTGGGGGCAGAGTAGTGTCTCTGGGGCAGAGTAGTGTCTCTGGGGGCAGGGTAGTGTCTCTGGGGGCAGAGTAGTGTCTCTGGGGGCAGGGTAGTGTCTCTGGGGGCAGGGTAGTGTCTCTGGGGGCAGGGTAGTGTCTCTGGGGGCAGAGTAGTGTCTCTGGGGGCAGGGTAGTGTCTCTGGGAGCAGGGTAGTGTCTCTGGGAGCAGGGTAGTGTCTCTGGGGGCAGGGTAGTGTCTCGGGTATCATGTTAGTGTCTCTGGGGGCAGAGTAGTGTCTCTGAGGGCAGAGTAGTGTCTCTGGGGGCAGGGTAGTGTCTCTGGGGGCAGGGTAGTGTCTCTGGGGGCAGAGTAGTGTCTCTGGGGGCAGGGTAGTGTCCTCTGGGAGCAGGGTAGTGTCTCTGGGGGCAGGGTAGTGTCTCGGGTATCATGTTAGTGTCTCTGGGGGCAGAGTAGTGTCTCTGAGGGCAGAGTAGTGTCTCTGGGGGCAGGGTAGTGTCTCTGGGGGCAGGGTAGTGTCTCTGGGGGCAGGGTAGTGTCTCTGGGGGCAGGGTAGTGTCTCTGGGGGCAGGGGTAGTGTCTCTGGGAGCAGGGTAGTGTCTCTGGGGGCAGGGTAGTGTCTCTGGGGGCAGAGTAGTGTCTCTGGGGGCAGAGTAGTGTCTCTGGGGGCAGGGCAATATCATGTTCATGATACCCTCCCAGTGCACCTCTCTCACACTCACAGGCCACACCCCTCAGCGCCGGGGGGCATGAGTCGGGTTATATGGAGCACATCACACTTTATGTTTGTATCCAACACTTTGACAAATTCTCATGTTTCCCGTCTCTCCGTCATTCCCAGGAGTCCTCTCAGTGAAGATGTATTTACTGCCCCAAAGGGGGCAGAGCTTAAGCCTCTGGACTTTGATACTCAGGAGCTGTCAGAGCAGATCCATCGGATACTTTTACAGGTATTTATcagtctacccccccccccccccacaatgctGGCAGGCTTGTACCTTTAATATATACACATGGATACCCACTAATCCTCTCTATCCCCTTCCAGCCGGTGCACAGTACAGCCGGGGGCAATGGCAGCGGGGGCAGTAACATTTCCCAGGAGCCATTTCACTGCAATGCCTCTTCTAGTGACAGCAATGCCATGGTGACCGAGGAAGGCGCAGACCGCAAACCTGTGAGTTATAGAGCTGGGCCCGATGCTATCCAGTCTGGgttctgtcacactttactgctgcgctgcaagttggagtgaaatcccccccccctcacccccagcagccgatcagcagaacaatgggaagggagcaagatagcagctcccagtaggtatcagaatagcactcaatagtaagaaatccaagtccggcttgggactcctccagttacatgggagtaggagaaacaataggttagctgaaagcagttctaatgtgtagcgctggctgaaagctcagactcaggcacactttactgctgcgctgcaagttggagtgatatcccccccctcccccccagcagccgatcaacagaacaatgggaagggagcaagatagcagctcccagtaggtatcagaatagcactcaatagtaagaaatccaagtccggcttgggactcctccagttacatgggagtaggagaaacaataggttagctgaaagcagttctaatgtgtagcgctggctgaaagctcagactcaggcacactttactgctgcgctgcaagttggagtgatatcccccccagcagccgatcaacagaacaatgggaagggagcaagatagcagctcccagtaggtatcagaatagcactcaatagtaagaaatccaagtccggcttgggactcctccacttacatgggagtaggagaaacaataggttagctgaaagcagttctaatgtgtagcgctggctgaaagctcagactcaggcacactttactgctgcgctgcaagttggagtgatatccccccctcccccccagcagccgatcaacagaacaatgggaagggagcaagatagcagctcccagtaggtatcagaatagcactcaatagtaagaaatccaagtccggcttgggactcctccagttacatgggagtaggagaaacaataggttagctgaaagcagttctaatgtgtagtgctggctccttctgaaagctcggcATAAGTCCACATACAATTGTACATGTGACTGTTCTTGTGTTGTGTAGACTGACAGTCTTTGGGTGTTGCAAGTACGGCCTGTAAGTCTGTCTATCTCAGGGTGAGTGACCGTTTATCCCTTTTCCCAACAGATGACATTCCAAGAGTTCTGTCAGAACGTGAATATGGTGAAGAACCAGGGGCAGCAGGTGTTTCTGGGATCCCGCAGTATGCGCACACCGCAGAGGGGGCCGTTCCAAGGTATCAGCATTATTGGTTTAGTAGGTTCCGTGCCCCACATACAGAATCCTGGGGACTGGCCTTTAGCTCTGTCCCAAACTGTCACTTGCCCCCTCAGAGAGAGactgatataataatataataataatatatatacatatactgtaatattttcttaatatttattttttttcttcatatagCTCTACCGCCCCCTAGGCCTGTTGCCCCACAAGGCACTGACAGTACCCCATCAGAGCCTCTgcctcccagaatcccctgcctTGGAGATGAGCTTGGGCGGAAAGAGAGCACCAACTATTCCTATCAACAGATCAACTGTCTGGACAGCATAGTCCGGTGAGAGTGCATTTCCTGTCTCTGGCATCACGTGACGTCTCTATTCCGTATTCCTCCCTatgtctcttggcaccatgtgGCGTCTCTATTCCGTATTCCTCCCTatgtctcttggcaccatgtAGCGTCTCTATTCCGTATTCCTCCCTatgtctcttggcaccatgtgGCGTCTCTATTCCATATTCCTCCCTATGTCTCTTGGCATCATGTAGCGTCTCTATTCCGTATTCCTCCCTatgtctcttggcaccatgtgGCGTCTCTATTCCGTATTCCTCCCTATGTCTCTTGGCATCATGTGACTTCTCTATCACATATTCCTCCCTATGTCTCTTGGCATCATGTGACTTCTCTATCACATATTCCTCCCTATGTTTCTTGACATCATGTGACTTCTCTATCCCATATTCCTCCCTATGTCTCTTGGCATCATGTGACGTCTCTATCACCTATTCCTCCCTATGTCTCTTGGCATCATGTGACGTCTCTATCCCATATTCCTCCCTATGTCTCTTGGCATCATGTGACGTCTCTATCACCTATTCCTCCCTATGTCTCTTGGCATCATGTGACGTCTCTATCCCATATTCCTCCCTATGTCTCTTGGCATCATGTGACGTCTCTATCCCATATTCCTCCCTATGTCTCTTGGCATCATGTGACGTCTCTATCACATATTTCTCCCCATGTCTCTTGGCATCACGTGACGTCTCTATCCCGTATTCCTCCCTATGTCTCTTGGCATCATGTGACGTCTCTATCCCATATTCCTCCCTATGTCTCTTGGCATCATGTGACGTCTCTATCCCATATTCCTCCCTATGTCTCTTGGCATCACGTGACGTCTCTATCCCATATTCCTCCCTATGTCTCTTGGCATCATGTGACGTCTCTATCCCATATTCCTCCCTATGTCTCTTGGCATCATGTGACGTCTCTATCACATATTTCTCCCCATGTCTCTTGGCATCACGTGACGTCTCTATCCCATATTCCTCCCTATGTCTCTTGGCATCATGTGACGTCTCTATCCCATATTCCTCCCTATGTCTCTTGGCATCATGTGACGTCTCTATCACATATTTCTCCCCATGTCTCTTGGCATCACGTGACGTCTCTATCCCGTATTCCTCCCTATGTCTCTTGGCATCATGTGACGTCTCTATCCCATATTCCTCCCTATGTCTCTTGGCATCATGTGACGTCTCTATCCCATATTCCTCCCTATGTCTCTTGGCATCACGTGACGTCTCTATCCCATATTCCTCCCTATGTCTCTTGGCATCATGTGACGTCTCTATCCCATATTCCTCCCTATGTCTCTTGGCATCATGTGACGTCTCTATCACATATTTCTCCCCATGTCTCTTGGCATCACGTGACGTCTCTATCCCATATTCCTCCCTATGTCTCTTGGCATCATGTGACGTCTCTATCCCATATTCCTCCCTATGTCTCTTGGCATCATGTGACGTCTCTATCCCATATTCCTCCCTatgtctcttggcaccatgtgACTTCTCTATTCCATATTCCTCCCTATGTCTCTTGGCATCATGTGATGTCTCTATTCCATATTCCTCCCTATGTCTCTTGGCATCATGTGATGTCTCTATTCCATATTCCTCCCTATGTATCTTGGCATCATGTGACGTCTCTATTCCATATTCCTCCCTatgtctcttggcaccatgtgACGTCTCTATCCCATATTCCTCCCTatgtctcttggcaccatgtgACTTCTCTATCCCATATTCCTCCCTatgtctcttggcaccatgtgACGTCTCTATCCCATATTCCTCCCTatgtctcttggcaccatgtgACTTCTCTATCCCATATTCCTCCCTatgtctcttggcaccatgtgACGTCTCTATTCCAtattctgcccccccaccccatctcCATCCTGTGTTTTTCTGATTTCCTGTCTGTCCCATTCTCCCAGGTACCTAGAGAGCTGCAATCTCCCCAGCACAGTGAAGCGTAAGTGCGGCTCTTCTTCTTACACTTCGTCCACCTCGGAGGAGGAGAAGCAGAGGACGGGGGAGATGGATAAGGaaggtgaggaggaggaggatggctAAGGAGCCCATAACACTTCTCTCTCCAACTTTATACCCAGTAATGGATATTCTCTCTTTTACCCCTATATAGACACTACTGGGGGCAGAGTTCATCAGCAGGAATTACCTCCCCCACCTACCCCCACTGCTGTTGGTGCTGCCCCACTTGCCCCTTTGCCCCCGCTACCCCCCAGTAAGGCCGAGAGTGTGGTGTCCATCACCAGCCAGGGCAGCTTCAGCAGCACCATCGTCCATGTTGGGGACAAGAAGCCCCCTGACTCAGGTAAGTAACTTGCACCTCAGATCATGTGACTGGGTAGGGCTTTACTTGGGGTTGGATTGGGTAAGTTGCCCCCCAGTCCCTCTCCTGCCTTCCTGTTCTCTCTGCCCACTCAGCTTGTTCTTTTCACAGAGATGGTCCTAATGGAGGATTCCCCGTGCCCTGCAGCTCCGGCCCCCCCTCCTCGCCCGTTGGGTCTGACCAAGGAGGTTCTCTCAGCGCACACTCAGAGGGAGGAGCAAGCCTTCCTCACACGAGTACACAACCTCAGCCAGCTCCGAGTGTTTGATCCGCCCCCCGCCGGGGCCTGGGAGGAGCACAACCAGCGTCCTCACCGAGGTGAgtccaaataccccccccccccccactgctttcCCATAAACACCTCCTCTCTACGTACTCTATAGAATCCTTACTGCTCCTCTCTGTGTACTCTATAGAATCCTTACTACTCCTCTCTACGTACTCTATAGGATCCTTACTACTCCTCTCTGTGTACTCTATAGAATCCTTACTACTCCTCTCTATGTACTCTATAGGATCCTTACTACTCCTCTCTACGTACTCTATAGAATCCTTACTACTCCTCTCTACGTACTCTATAGAATCCTTACTACTCCTCTCTATGTACTCTATAGAATCCTTACTATTCCTCTCTATTTACTCTATAGAATCCTTACTATTCCTCTCTATGTACTCTATAGAATCCTTACTACTCCTCTCTATGTACTCTATAGAATCCTTACTATTCCTCTCTCTGTACTCTATAGAATCCTTACTACTCCTCTCTATTTACTCTATAGAATCCTTACTATTCCTCTCTATGTACTATATAGAATGCTTACTACTCCTCTCTACGTACTCTATAGAATCCTTACTATTCCTCTCTACGTACTCTATAGAATCCTTACTACTCCTCTCTACGTACTCTATAGAATCCTTACTACTCCTCTCTACGTACTCTATAGAATCCTTACTACTCCTCTCTATGTACTCTATAGAATCCTTACTACTCCTCTCTACGTACTCTATAGAATCTTTACTCCTCTCTACGTACTCTATAGAATCCTTACTACTCCTCTCTACGTACTCTATAGAATCCTTACTACTCCTCTCTATGTACTCTATAGAATCCTTACTACTCCTCTCTATGTACTCTATAGAATCCTTACTACTCCTCTCTACGTACTCTATAGAATCCTTACTACTCCTCTCTACGTACTCTATAGAATCCTTACTACTCCTCTCTATGTACTCTATAGAATCCTTACTACTCCTCTCTACGTACTCTATAGAATCCTTACTACTCCTCTCTACGTACTCTATAGAATCCTTACTACTCCTCTCTACGTACTCTATAGAATCCTTACTACTCCTCTCTACGTACTCTATAGAATCCTTACTACTCCTCTCTACGTACTCTATAGAATCCTTACTACTCCTCTCTACGTACTCTATAGAATCCTTACTACTCCTCTCTACGTACTCTATAGAATCCTTACTACTCCTCTCTACGTACTGTATAGAATCCTTACTACTCCTCTCTATGTACTCTATAGAATCCTTACTACTCCTCTCTACGTACTCTATAGAATCCTTACTACTCCTCTCTATGTACTCTATAGAATCCTTACTACTCCTCTCTACGTACTCTATAGAAACCTTACTACTCCTCACTATGTACCCTATAGAATCCTTACTTCTCTCTGTATCTCTATGTACCCATTGCCTTTCCCCCTGTACCAGTAGCCATTCCTGCTGTGTAAGTGCCCGGGTACCTATAGTACTACCCCCACTCTTGCCTTTCTGTAAGAACAGTAGACGTGACAGCGGTTTTTCCTCTCTGTAGGTGCAAAGCCTCCGCGTGCCCCCCAGCACCACCATGCCGCCTCCAGCAATCCTCTGTCGCCATCCAAGGGAGAATCACGCGCAGGGGGTGGCCGGGGCAAGAGTGGCAAATCAAAAGCCAAGCGCCCTAAGCAAGGCAAATCCCCCTCCTCCAGCTCCATGCAAACGCACAACCTCCTAGATGCCAACCTTCTACCTCCCCCTCCTCCCGTTATTCCTGGATACCCCCTGCCCATGTACCCCCCACGGGCTCCTGACCCCACCCCAGCTGTCCCCAGATACCCACTCGTCACTCCTATTGTAGCTTTAGTGCTGCCCAACTACCTCTTCCAGCCTCCTCCAGTTGCACCTCCTTTCTACCCTGGGGTTAATGGGTTTCCTCCTTTTGCCCCTTCTACTGAGACCCCGCCTGCTGCACCTGAAGCCCctcctccggctcctcctcctccagctCCTGCTGCACCTTGTGCTCCACCTTCCCGCTCCTCTTCCCCTCCCCATCGCCTCTTCCCGTCTCGTTGCAGCTCCCCCCTGCAGCTTGACCTGCTGCAGATGGAGGA contains:
- the per1 gene encoding period circadian protein homolog 1 isoform X1, encoding MNGGCEPPPPLGERVRRTRGPREMEGTQQDETDTNSHGSSGNESNGNESRQSRSSHSSTSGNGKDSAMLEATESSKSTNSHSPSPPSSSIAYSLLSASSEQDNPSTSGCSSDQSAREKSQKELMKALKELKIRLPSEKRLKGKSGTLATLQYALSCVKQVRANQEYYQQWTIDDSQPCCLDMSSYTIEEVESVTSEYTLKNPDTFSVAVSFISGRIVYISDQASLILHCKKEVFKGATFAEFLAPQDVSVFYGSTAPYHLPSWSSCTSGDTASMDYTQEKSVFCRISGGRERDMNIRYHPFRLTPYLMKVRDTDNAEGQPCCLLIAEKIHSGYEAPRIPPDKRIFTTRHTPSCVFQEVDERAVPLLGYLPQDLIGMPVLLFIHPEDRPLMLAIHKKVLQQAGQPFDHSPIRLCARSGEYVTIDTSWSSFVNPWSRKVSFILGRHKVRTSPLSEDVFTAPKGAELKPLDFDTQELSEQIHRILLQPVHSTAGGNGSGGSNISQEPFHCNASSSDSNAMVTEEGADRKPMTFQEFCQNVNMVKNQGQQVFLGSRSMRTPQRGPFQALPPPRPVAPQGTDSTPSEPLPPRIPCLGDELGRKESTNYSYQQINCLDSIVRYLESCNLPSTVKRKCGSSSYTSSTSEEEKQRTGEMDKEDTTGGRVHQQELPPPPTPTAVGAAPLAPLPPLPPSKAESVVSITSQGSFSSTIVHVGDKKPPDSEMVLMEDSPCPAAPAPPPRPLGLTKEVLSAHTQREEQAFLTRVHNLSQLRVFDPPPAGAWEEHNQRPHRGAKPPRAPQHHHAASSNPLSPSKGESRAGGGRGKSGKSKAKRPKQGKSPSSSSMQTHNLLDANLLPPPPPVIPGYPLPMYPPRAPDPTPAVPRYPLVTPIVALVLPNYLFQPPPVAPPFYPGVNGFPPFAPSTETPPAAPEAPPPAPPPPAPAAPCAPPSRSSSPPHRLFPSRCSSPLQLDLLQMEELPQPGAGGGGEWELEEEVKGGKGGAAPGTSVGGGGTNTGTGNAEENSPAENCMGDPHESSSHNDALSSSSDLLDLLLQEDSCSGTGSAASGSMGSNGGSTSACGTRSSESSNTSKYFGSIDSSEGDLRGKKSERDEAERKVIRYVMQDPLWLLMANADHDVMMSYQLPPRDMERVLQEDREKLRQLQRHQPKFSEEQKRELGEVHSWVRRGRLPHVINITSCTGCSPDGPPYDEDLDLSIMMEEGGDCAAVGEEGGGEATSG
- the per1 gene encoding period circadian protein homolog 1 (The RefSeq protein has 1 substitution compared to this genomic sequence); the protein is MNGGCEPPPPLGERVRRTRGPREMEGTQQDETDTNSHGSSGNESNGNESRQSRSSHSSTSGNGKDSAMLEATESSKSTNSHSPSPPSSSIAYSLLSASSEQDNPSTSGCSSDQSAREKSQKELMKALKELKIRLPSEKRLKGKSGTLATLQYALSCVKQVRANQEYYQQWTIDDSQPCCLDMSSYTIEEVESVTSEYTLKNPDTFSVAVSFISGRIVYISDQASLILHCKKEVFKGATFAEFLAPQDVSVFYGSTAPYHLPSWSSCTSGDTASMDYTQEKSVFCRISGGRERDMNIRYHPFRLTPYLMKVRDTDNAEGQPCCLLIAEKIHSGYEAPRIPPDKRIFTTRHTPSCVFQEVDERAVPLLGYLPQDLIGMPVLLFIHPEDRPLMLAIHKKVLQQAGQPFDHSPIRLCARSGEYVTIDTSWSSFVNPWSRKVSFILGRHKVRTSPLSEDVFTAPKGAELKPLDFDTQELSEQIHRILLQPVHSTAGGNGSGGSNISQEPFHCNASSSDSNAMVTEEGADRKPMTFQEFCQNVNMVKNQGQQVFLGSRSMRTPQRGPFQALPPPRPVAPQGTDSTPSEPLPPRIPCLGDELGRKESTNYSYQQINCLDSIVRYLESCNLPSTVKRKCGSSSYTSSTSEEEKQRTGEMDKEDTTGGRVHQQELPPPPTPTAVGAAPLAPLPPLPPSKAESVVSITSQGSFSSTIVHVGDKKPPDSEMVLMEDSPCPAAPAPPPRPLGLTKEVLSAHTQREEQAFLTRVHNLSQLRVFDPPPAGAWEEHNQRPHRGAKPPRAPQHHHAASSNPLSPSKGESRAGGGRGKSGKSKAKRPKQGKSPSSSSMQTHNLLDANLLPPPPPVIPGYPLPMYPPRAPDPTPAVPRYPLVTPIVALVLPNYLFQPPPVAPPFYPGVNGFPPFAPSTETPPAAPEAPPPAPPPPAPAAPCAPPSRSSSPPHRLFPSRCSSPLQLDLLQMEELPQPGAGGGGEWELEEEVKGGKGGAAPGTSVGGGGTNTGTGNAEENSPAENCMGDPHESSSHNDALSSSSDLLDLLLQEDSCSGTGSAASGSMGSNGGSTSACGTRSSESSNTSKYFGSIDSSEGDLRGKKSERDEAERKVIRYVMQDPLWLLMANADHDVMMSYQLPPRDMERVLQEDREKLRQLQRHQPKFSEEQKRELGEVHSWVRRGRLPHVINITSCTGCSPDGPPYDEDLDLSIMMEEGGDCAAVGEEGGGKATSG
- the per1 gene encoding period circadian protein homolog 1 isoform X2, with translation MNGGCEPPPPLGERVRRTRGPREMEGTQQDETDTNSHGSSGNESNGNESRQSRSSHSSTSGNGKDSAMLEATESSKSTNSHSPSPPSSSIAYSLLSASSEQDNPSTSGCSSDQSAREKSQKELMKALKELKIRLPSEKRLKGKSGTLATLQYALSCVKQVRANQEYYQQWTIDDSQPCCLDMSSYTIEEVESVTSEYTLKNPDTFSVAVSFISGRIVYISDQASLILHCKKEVFKGATFAEFLAPQDVSVFYGSTAPYHLPSWSSCTSGDTASMDYTQEKSVFCRISGGRERDMNIRYHPFRLTPYLMKVRDTDNAEGQPCCLLIAEKIHSGYEAPRIPPDKRIFTTRHTPSCVFQEVDERAVPLLGYLPQDLIGMPVLLFIHPEDRPLMLAIHKKVLQQAGQPFDHSPIRLCARSGEYVTIDTSWSSFVNPWSRKVSFILGRHKVRTSPLSEDVFTAPKGAELKPLDFDTQELSEQIHRILLQPVHSTAGGNGSGGSNISQEPFHCNASSSDSNAMVTEEGADRKPMTFQEFCQNVNMVKNQGQQVFLGSRSMRTPQRGPFQALPPPRPVAPQGTDSTPSEPLPPRIPCLGDELGRKESTNYSYQQINCLDSIVRYLESCNLPSTVKRKCGSSSYTSSTSEEEKQRTGEMDKEDTTGGRVHQQELPPPPTPTAVGAAPLAPLPPLPPSKAESVVSITSQGSFSSTIVHVGDKKPPDSEMVLMEDSPCPAAPAPPPRPLGLTKEVLSAHTQREEQAFLTRVHNLSQLRVFDPPPAGAWEEHNQRPHRGAKPPRAPQHHHAASSNPLSPSKGESRAGGGRGKSGKSKAKRPKQGKSPSSSSMQTHNLLDANLLPPPPPVIPGYPLPMYPPRAPDPTPAVPRYPLVTPIVALVLPNYLFQPPPVAPPFYPGVNGFPPFAPSTETPPAAPEAPPPAPPPPAPAAPCAPPSRSSSPPHRLFPSRCSSPLQLDLLQMEELPQPGAGGGGEWELEEEVKGGKGGAAPGTSVGGGGTNTGTGNAEENSPAENCMGDPHESSSHNDALSSSSDLLDLLLQEDSCSGTGSAASGSMGSNGGSTSACGTRSSESSNTSKYFGSIDSSEGDLRGKKSERDEAERKVIRYVMQDPLWLLMANADHDVMMSYQLPPSLARAAPPTAPHTMRI